One Thermococcus kodakarensis KOD1 genomic window carries:
- a CDS encoding lamin tail domain-containing protein, giving the protein MKRRAALVLVVLILLSGVPGTTLAGTQEEKAGTINPLFKNPLKELSTAEDGEREALIALMEALLNETLNGDIIVSDTMRIRNIHWNGTSLIFQIWWYDNNQPIAMQTYKWENPERALGALRKAKTGETTEESLAKAFTVEPLSTSRGLQIIDVDYLTNDNNGEYVVLYNGGSSTFTASGWYLMDSYAYNNERCWVNETPSIPKNHCYDSFGRDHVRKFSVSLGPGEVRRILVASSSSSAILNNAGDTVYLIDNKGNLADIYSYTGAPKVTVRRISYSPSPPKEGDYLHVTINLDNSGPVNGKGHIELYLDGVLIKKSAVTVYAYHTWEYKMYNVWRATPGSHVLTARFVPDYGGSPSSSSTTLKVSESRPYISGVSHTMLVEKHPIRFHVNVVNPSGNRKDVILKLFVDGVEISRLNSYVYKRWSFDLWWKKPGRGFHDVEIKLYNANGTVVYSTWARNIYVRENSPPEVVRVDLPPFLYSNEWSNGTIVVNDAEGDRVNVSVEVVGRFSFRRTGLYPGYPHRFPLAPIYNHTNCRENVTIRFTPVDEYGKVGETVTKVVPVLTDSDKDGWCNALEWEYGMNPYSNDTDGDGVIDSKDVDPLRDVKVTVYILRAKALDDVDSSIAGHNPADMSLELTVNGQTKTLFLTDNQDDYEKKIIPITNPLVNVQSYAIALTTFDVPDDKEVAIIRFHLYDRDDNGKRTEMDVSPSKGTVAVIHYNLKTGTWSGDDYQGDEEKYFGYGHLSGCGDGSCNVGPKEPDKDLKVYVKYESILEKAKINGEIIDIKTIEGVNDVTVKDGTTAFSIVKPKNLKVARVRLENGTVINVTLVNTYGTDVTSPGNEVVATTSSSSPAEILSNGSMSNDVKTLKGDVKVVTSSGEMPLKSDLVVSYSSADDTPDGEIWFVITTNDADGIPFYREIELNKELEANGFTERFDPSDRKADDMNGDYDGDGVPNSVELFIGKDPAKRDILGISLTVSTEWALSEEDKRNLVYSIRKASDFVYDYTDGYAMITSVQIWDDKRQWDDADVRVHKTKWVIPQTRTELLYKGWPKASIGGYWIKRFSNATESQKHEFHIMMSKKIISAASAFSDQNIVISIGDVDWGKTLGHELGHYVFWLYDEYLDVKGRNYYSIKDYKMNALKMWFGEVPPHSVMNVQFRYSELSWPQDYARFNSTLTEMFKNSVEEHVTEQWKVSRSCWEAFAKFIREEWYITIQPDNLLVHKPSIIPDMPFSSMYVPVTGPYTGVGYFMEVTWK; this is encoded by the coding sequence ATGAAGAGGAGAGCGGCCCTTGTTCTGGTGGTGCTGATACTCCTTAGCGGAGTGCCGGGCACGACACTCGCAGGAACTCAAGAGGAGAAAGCAGGCACGATAAACCCCCTCTTCAAGAACCCCCTAAAAGAACTCTCCACCGCAGAAGACGGTGAGAGAGAAGCCCTAATAGCACTCATGGAAGCCCTCCTAAACGAAACCCTCAATGGGGACATAATCGTGTCAGACACCATGAGAATCAGAAACATCCACTGGAACGGCACCAGCCTCATCTTCCAAATATGGTGGTACGACAACAACCAGCCAATAGCAATGCAGACCTACAAGTGGGAAAACCCGGAGAGAGCCCTCGGAGCGCTGAGAAAAGCAAAAACCGGGGAAACCACCGAAGAGTCCCTTGCAAAAGCCTTCACCGTGGAGCCGCTGAGCACTTCCCGCGGCCTTCAGATAATCGACGTGGACTACCTCACAAACGACAATAACGGAGAGTACGTAGTCCTCTACAACGGCGGCTCATCAACGTTCACCGCCTCTGGATGGTACTTAATGGACAGCTACGCCTACAACAACGAGCGCTGCTGGGTAAACGAAACCCCCTCAATCCCCAAGAACCACTGCTACGACTCTTTTGGGAGAGACCACGTGCGCAAGTTCTCGGTAAGCCTCGGCCCGGGAGAGGTCAGGAGAATACTGGTTGCCAGTTCTTCCTCGTCCGCAATCCTGAACAATGCCGGGGACACGGTCTACCTGATCGATAACAAGGGGAACCTGGCGGACATTTACTCTTATACCGGAGCGCCCAAGGTAACGGTCAGGAGAATCTCCTACTCACCCAGTCCCCCCAAGGAGGGCGATTACCTCCATGTCACAATAAACCTCGACAACAGTGGGCCGGTAAATGGAAAGGGGCACATCGAGCTTTACTTGGACGGCGTGCTTATCAAGAAATCCGCCGTCACGGTCTACGCTTATCACACGTGGGAGTATAAGATGTACAACGTGTGGCGCGCGACTCCCGGGAGCCACGTCCTCACGGCGAGGTTCGTCCCGGACTACGGGGGAAGCCCGTCCTCAAGCTCAACAACGCTCAAAGTTTCAGAGTCCAGGCCGTACATCTCCGGGGTTTCCCACACGATGCTCGTTGAAAAGCACCCGATTAGGTTCCACGTCAACGTCGTCAATCCCTCCGGCAACAGGAAGGACGTAATCCTCAAGCTCTTCGTTGATGGCGTGGAAATCAGCAGGCTCAACAGCTACGTTTACAAGAGGTGGAGCTTTGACCTTTGGTGGAAGAAGCCGGGCAGGGGCTTCCACGACGTCGAGATAAAGCTCTACAATGCCAACGGTACTGTGGTGTACTCCACGTGGGCGAGGAACATTTACGTAAGAGAGAACTCGCCCCCAGAAGTTGTGAGGGTTGATCTTCCACCTTTCCTGTACTCAAACGAGTGGAGCAACGGCACGATCGTCGTTAACGATGCGGAAGGCGACAGGGTGAACGTGAGTGTGGAAGTCGTCGGGCGCTTCAGCTTTAGGAGGACTGGCCTGTACCCGGGATACCCGCACAGGTTCCCCCTCGCTCCGATCTACAACCACACTAACTGTCGCGAGAACGTGACCATTCGCTTTACGCCCGTTGATGAGTATGGGAAAGTGGGGGAGACCGTGACGAAAGTCGTGCCGGTTCTCACGGACAGCGATAAGGATGGTTGGTGCAATGCCTTAGAGTGGGAGTACGGGATGAATCCCTACAGTAATGACACGGATGGTGACGGGGTGATTGACTCAAAGGACGTTGACCCCTTGAGGGACGTGAAGGTTACAGTCTACATCCTAAGAGCGAAGGCATTGGACGATGTTGACAGTTCAATTGCTGGTCACAATCCAGCGGATATGAGTTTGGAGCTTACCGTAAATGGACAAACCAAAACCCTTTTCCTAACTGATAATCAGGATGATTACGAGAAGAAAATAATTCCAATCACCAATCCACTCGTCAACGTCCAAAGCTATGCGATTGCACTAACTACCTTTGATGTTCCAGACGACAAGGAAGTTGCCATCATACGGTTCCACCTCTACGACAGAGATGACAATGGGAAGAGAACCGAAATGGACGTCTCCCCTAGCAAAGGAACCGTTGCTGTAATACATTACAACCTTAAAACCGGAACGTGGAGCGGTGACGATTATCAGGGGGATGAAGAAAAATATTTCGGCTATGGTCACTTGAGCGGATGTGGTGACGGCTCCTGTAACGTCGGGCCAAAAGAGCCGGACAAAGACCTCAAGGTATACGTGAAATACGAAAGTATACTTGAAAAGGCTAAAATTAATGGTGAGATCATCGACATAAAAACGATTGAAGGCGTTAATGACGTTACGGTGAAAGATGGAACTACAGCATTCTCAATAGTGAAACCGAAAAATCTGAAAGTTGCTCGGGTTCGGCTGGAGAATGGAACGGTGATCAACGTCACCCTCGTGAACACCTACGGGACTGATGTGACTTCACCGGGAAACGAGGTCGTCGCGACGACAAGCTCCTCTAGTCCCGCTGAGATTCTGAGCAATGGGAGCATGAGCAACGACGTAAAGACACTTAAAGGTGATGTCAAAGTTGTGACTTCTTCAGGAGAAATGCCCCTGAAGTCAGACCTTGTCGTTTCTTACTCCTCAGCTGACGACACTCCTGACGGCGAAATCTGGTTCGTCATAACCACCAACGACGCAGACGGGATACCCTTCTACCGTGAAATCGAGCTGAACAAAGAGCTTGAGGCAAATGGATTTACCGAGCGCTTTGATCCCAGTGACAGAAAAGCCGACGACATGAACGGGGACTACGACGGTGATGGCGTTCCGAACAGTGTTGAACTGTTCATTGGAAAAGATCCTGCGAAGAGGGACATTCTCGGGATTAGCCTCACTGTCTCCACAGAGTGGGCTTTGAGTGAGGAAGACAAGAGAAATTTGGTTTACAGTATTAGAAAGGCGAGCGACTTCGTTTACGACTACACTGACGGGTACGCGATGATAACCAGCGTGCAGATATGGGACGATAAGAGACAGTGGGATGATGCGGACGTGAGAGTACATAAGACTAAGTGGGTAATCCCTCAAACAAGAACTGAACTTTTGTACAAGGGATGGCCAAAAGCATCTATCGGAGGATATTGGATAAAAAGGTTCTCTAATGCAACTGAGAGTCAGAAACACGAGTTCCATATAATGATGTCCAAGAAGATAATCTCAGCGGCTTCTGCATTCTCAGACCAAAACATTGTAATCTCTATTGGAGATGTGGACTGGGGAAAAACATTAGGGCACGAATTGGGACACTACGTATTTTGGCTTTATGATGAGTATCTTGATGTAAAAGGCAGAAATTACTATAGTATCAAAGATTATAAAATGAATGCTCTCAAAATGTGGTTCGGAGAAGTACCACCCCATTCTGTCATGAACGTGCAGTTTAGATATAGCGAACTAAGTTGGCCACAAGACTACGCTCGGTTTAATTCGACATTAACAGAAATGTTCAAAAATTCAGTAGAGGAACATGTGACAGAGCAATGGAAAGTATCTAGAAGTTGCTGGGAAGCATTTGCAAAGTTTATCAGAGAAGAATGGTATATCACAATTCAGCCGGACAATCTTTTAGTCCATAAACCTAGTATAATCCCAGACATGCCTTTCAGTTCTATGTATGTCCCTGTAACTGGGCCTTACACAGGCGTCGGCTACTTCATGGAGGTGACTTGGAAATGA
- a CDS encoding BtpA/SgcQ family protein, translating into MDFERKPLIGMVHLKPLPGSYLYNGDFDSVIEAALRDAVTLEEAGFDAVMVENFGDVPFPKYADKTTVASLAVVAKAIRDEVSLPLGVNVLRNDGIAAYSIAYAVKADFIRVNVLSGVAYTDQGIIEGIAHELAMLRKRLPSEIKVFADVHVKHAVHFGDFEDAFLDTVERGLADAVVVSGKATGRPVDVDKLALAKEISPVPVIVGSGTSYDNLPELWKYADGFIVGTWIKRDGRVENEVSLERARKLVELAKELRQSSI; encoded by the coding sequence ATGGACTTCGAGAGAAAGCCCCTCATCGGGATGGTTCACCTCAAGCCCCTCCCTGGTTCCTACCTCTACAACGGGGACTTCGATTCAGTCATTGAGGCCGCACTAAGAGACGCCGTGACGCTTGAAGAAGCTGGTTTCGACGCGGTAATGGTGGAGAACTTTGGCGACGTTCCCTTCCCGAAGTACGCCGACAAAACCACGGTCGCTTCCCTCGCGGTTGTCGCAAAAGCGATACGAGATGAGGTCTCCCTCCCTCTTGGAGTTAATGTCCTCCGCAACGATGGGATAGCCGCCTACTCGATTGCCTACGCCGTGAAGGCCGACTTCATAAGGGTGAACGTGCTGAGTGGGGTTGCATACACCGACCAGGGAATAATAGAGGGCATTGCCCACGAGCTGGCGATGCTGAGGAAGAGGCTTCCCTCAGAGATAAAGGTCTTTGCCGATGTGCACGTCAAGCACGCCGTCCACTTCGGTGACTTTGAGGACGCCTTCCTCGACACAGTGGAGAGGGGTTTGGCCGATGCCGTCGTCGTCAGTGGAAAAGCAACCGGAAGGCCCGTGGACGTTGATAAACTCGCGCTCGCGAAGGAGATTTCCCCAGTCCCTGTCATAGTCGGCTCCGGGACGAGCTACGACAACCTTCCCGAGCTCTGGAAGTACGCCGACGGCTTCATCGTGGGTACGTGGATAAAGCGCGATGGAAGGGTGGAGAACGAGGTCTCTCTGGAGAGGGCGAGGAAGCTGGTTGAGCTTGCGAAAGAACTTCGTCAAAGTTCCATTTGA
- the glmM gene encoding phosphoglucosamine mutase: MGKYFGTSGIREVFNEKLTPELALKVGKALGTYLGGGKVVIGKDTRTSGDVIKSAVISGLLSTGVDVIDIGLAPTPLTGFAIKLYGADAGVTITASHNPPEYNGIKVWQANGMAYTSEMERELESIMDSGNFKKAPWNEIGTLRRADPSEEYINAALKFVKLENSYTVVLDSGNGAGSVVSPYLQRELGNRVISLNSHPSGFFVRELEPNAKSLSALAKTVRVMKADVGIAHDGDADRIGVVDDQGNFVEYEVMLSLIAGYMLRKFGKGKIVTTVDAGFALDDYLRPLGGEVIRTRVGDVAVADELAKHGGVFGGEPSGTWIIPQWNLTPDGIFAGALVLEMIDRLGPISELAKEVPRYVTLRAKIPCPNEKKAKAMEIIAREALKTFDYEGLIDIDGIRIENGDWWILFRPSGTEPIMRITLEAHEEEKAKELMGKAERLVKKAISEA, encoded by the coding sequence ATGGGGAAGTACTTCGGAACCAGCGGAATCAGGGAAGTCTTTAATGAGAAGCTGACACCTGAGCTGGCTCTAAAGGTCGGCAAAGCCCTTGGAACGTACCTCGGCGGCGGAAAGGTTGTTATCGGGAAGGATACCAGGACTAGCGGCGACGTTATAAAATCAGCAGTCATAAGCGGACTTCTCTCAACTGGTGTTGATGTGATTGACATAGGTTTAGCGCCAACGCCGCTCACGGGCTTTGCGATAAAGCTCTACGGTGCCGATGCTGGCGTTACCATCACAGCTTCTCACAACCCGCCGGAGTACAACGGCATAAAGGTGTGGCAGGCCAACGGAATGGCATACACCTCTGAGATGGAGCGTGAACTCGAGTCCATAATGGACTCAGGGAACTTCAAAAAAGCTCCCTGGAATGAGATCGGGACGCTTAGAAGGGCCGACCCCAGTGAGGAGTACATAAACGCGGCGCTAAAATTCGTCAAACTTGAGAACTCCTACACGGTCGTCCTCGATTCTGGAAACGGTGCGGGCTCGGTGGTCTCCCCCTACCTCCAGCGGGAGCTGGGCAATAGGGTTATCTCGCTCAACTCCCACCCGAGCGGCTTCTTCGTCAGGGAACTTGAGCCGAACGCGAAGAGCCTCTCCGCCCTAGCGAAGACCGTTAGAGTGATGAAAGCCGACGTCGGCATAGCCCACGACGGCGACGCAGATAGGATCGGCGTCGTTGATGATCAGGGCAACTTCGTTGAGTACGAGGTCATGCTCTCGCTCATAGCGGGCTACATGCTGAGGAAGTTCGGGAAGGGGAAAATAGTTACCACCGTTGATGCGGGCTTTGCTTTGGACGACTACCTCAGACCCCTTGGCGGAGAAGTCATAAGGACGCGCGTTGGTGATGTGGCCGTTGCCGACGAGCTCGCAAAACACGGCGGCGTCTTCGGCGGCGAGCCGAGTGGCACGTGGATAATCCCGCAGTGGAACCTCACCCCCGACGGAATCTTTGCTGGGGCCCTTGTTCTGGAGATGATTGACAGACTCGGTCCGATAAGCGAGCTGGCCAAGGAAGTCCCGCGCTACGTGACGCTCCGCGCCAAAATCCCCTGTCCGAACGAGAAGAAGGCGAAAGCCATGGAGATAATAGCGCGCGAGGCACTAAAGACGTTCGACTACGAGGGGCTGATAGACATAGATGGAATTAGGATAGAAAACGGTGACTGGTGGATCCTCTTCCGCCCGAGCGGAACCGAGCCGATAATGCGCATAACTTTGGAGGCCCACGAGGAAGAGAAGGCGAAGGAGCTGATGGGGAAGGCGGAGAGGCTGGTTAAGAAAGCCATCTCGGAGGCCTGA
- a CDS encoding EamA family transporter, which translates to MKIPLYIIYALLAAFFAALVPIFGKLGLRNVDSTVATVIRAFIMFAFLLFVSLATGKTNTAGFDHRALLFVTLSGLAGALSWLFYFMAIKGGRTTAVIAIDKTSVALAVLLTWLVLGEKIDFKTAVGALLIVLGALLVSL; encoded by the coding sequence GTGAAAATCCCTCTCTACATCATCTACGCACTCCTCGCGGCGTTCTTCGCCGCCCTCGTCCCGATCTTTGGGAAACTCGGTCTCAGGAACGTTGATTCAACGGTGGCTACTGTGATCAGGGCGTTCATAATGTTCGCGTTTCTTCTCTTCGTCTCCCTCGCCACAGGAAAAACAAACACGGCCGGCTTCGATCATCGTGCCCTGCTCTTCGTTACTCTATCAGGCCTTGCGGGGGCTCTCTCCTGGCTTTTCTACTTCATGGCGATAAAAGGAGGGAGAACTACCGCGGTGATAGCGATAGACAAGACCAGCGTTGCCCTCGCGGTACTCCTTACCTGGCTCGTCCTTGGAGAGAAGATAGACTTCAAAACGGCCGTTGGGGCGTTGCTGATAGTTCTGGGCGCGCTGCTGGTGTCGCTGTGA
- a CDS encoding DUF835 domain-containing protein produces the protein MNPTLLIAGQTLSLGAKLFTVIYLWYSYQKSLRKSALIFALAFLAASLQVLGDLIGIELLAITMEALFASLLFYGSLRLLDEEGLSFTVSRGYYVSITPIILTLYMLAAERSSDPNWLATVGVAYAVSGLFVLLSGFLLVGLRNIYGNSMKYLGVLLIVYGAHEMDYPLLRPVEWFAPIGFSLSALLTVLIAYFFVKFAGHEEFLKTPSETQKPLKEVKPGLTILSPEEYRKILPVLQDRPLLAFVRNSRDPPEKWTVYTISQVERERTVPPTNLPKITEIINRYLRAAGSGGIVLIDGIEYIHMYNGFDAMAKWLSTIRDIAYLNNGSVIVVTDSRAWNEREWNLLIRLLS, from the coding sequence ATGAACCCCACACTACTCATCGCCGGCCAGACCCTAAGCCTCGGTGCAAAGCTCTTCACTGTGATATACCTGTGGTACTCTTACCAGAAGTCACTTAGAAAGTCAGCCCTGATTTTTGCCCTTGCGTTCCTCGCCGCCTCCCTACAGGTTCTCGGCGACCTTATCGGTATTGAATTACTTGCCATAACCATGGAAGCCCTCTTCGCCTCACTTCTCTTCTATGGGAGTCTCAGACTCCTTGATGAAGAGGGACTCTCGTTCACCGTCAGCCGCGGCTATTACGTCTCCATAACCCCCATCATCCTCACCCTTTACATGCTCGCCGCCGAGCGCTCAAGCGATCCAAACTGGCTCGCCACGGTTGGAGTTGCGTACGCGGTTTCTGGCCTCTTCGTCCTCCTTTCTGGCTTTCTGCTCGTAGGCTTGAGAAACATCTATGGAAACAGCATGAAGTACCTTGGGGTCCTGCTGATTGTGTATGGGGCACATGAGATGGACTATCCCCTCCTTCGCCCTGTTGAGTGGTTCGCACCCATAGGGTTCTCTCTGAGCGCTTTACTGACCGTTCTCATCGCCTACTTCTTCGTAAAGTTCGCAGGCCATGAGGAGTTCTTAAAGACACCCTCCGAGACCCAAAAGCCGCTGAAGGAAGTAAAGCCCGGGCTTACCATATTGTCCCCTGAGGAGTATAGAAAGATCCTGCCTGTGCTCCAAGACCGCCCGCTCCTAGCCTTCGTCCGGAACTCAAGGGATCCCCCCGAAAAATGGACTGTTTACACCATAAGCCAGGTGGAGCGCGAACGTACTGTACCTCCCACAAACCTCCCTAAAATCACAGAGATCATTAACAGATACCTCAGAGCAGCGGGAAGCGGAGGGATAGTCCTCATTGACGGCATCGAGTACATCCACATGTACAACGGCTTTGATGCGATGGCCAAATGGCTGAGCACCATCCGAGACATCGCATACCTTAACAACGGAAGCGTGATCGTGGTGACAGACAGCAGAGCTTGGAACGAGAGGGAGTGGAACCTCTTAATCAGGCTTTTGAGTTAA
- a CDS encoding ArnT family glycosyltransferase, whose amino-acid sequence MKEALQRLREYFTRTTEGRYLVVVLAMALIVFTAVLALPVKLIEPDDATYYAAMKAFAQGKLIITRSELMDFQREIIEKGLAVGNFRAIQYVSVGTGYALEKAPGYPFILAAFYRLGIERFVNLFFGLLALIVFYRMMSKAFSPRTALFSSIILLSNATFLAMFYRIYMSDFVSMALVLIGLGLYYLGLEDGDWKKGIISSLSLGASVLVRYTNVVAYVALAIYVLWLLRKGEKRALRYSAIAVGASVPMLLALMAYNWAVFGSPFTVGYSKTIGYTNFAFQYILAGKVGEGLSLIWRNLLTHPKLLFEGFPSLILLPAGAYIARRSKITPLLLLWFLAYFGLYFQYEWLRTGLYIFMTRFYLPMAPAVAGLAGIAIERLMEGEDGKAVALTLLAFILLVDISSLAGFFSFALSGVGALGGRPTSVPGRGAPPGPGR is encoded by the coding sequence ATGAAAGAAGCCCTCCAAAGGCTCCGGGAATACTTTACCCGAACGACGGAAGGCAGGTATTTGGTAGTCGTTCTGGCCATGGCCCTTATCGTCTTCACCGCCGTGCTGGCCCTTCCCGTTAAGCTCATCGAGCCCGATGATGCGACCTACTACGCGGCGATGAAGGCCTTTGCCCAGGGAAAGCTCATAATAACCCGCTCTGAACTTATGGACTTCCAGAGGGAGATAATCGAGAAGGGGCTCGCCGTCGGGAACTTTAGAGCCATTCAGTACGTTAGCGTTGGCACAGGCTACGCCCTCGAAAAGGCTCCGGGGTATCCTTTCATCCTCGCCGCCTTCTACAGGCTCGGCATTGAAAGATTTGTGAACTTATTCTTCGGCCTCCTCGCGCTCATCGTGTTTTACCGGATGATGTCGAAGGCCTTCAGCCCGAGGACGGCCCTCTTTTCCTCGATAATCCTCCTCTCCAACGCCACCTTTTTGGCTATGTTCTACAGGATTTACATGTCCGACTTCGTCAGCATGGCCCTCGTGCTCATCGGCCTTGGCCTCTACTACCTCGGCCTTGAGGATGGGGACTGGAAAAAGGGAATCATCTCGAGCCTCTCGCTCGGGGCATCAGTGCTGGTCAGGTACACCAACGTCGTGGCATACGTTGCACTCGCCATCTACGTTCTCTGGCTTCTCCGGAAGGGCGAGAAGAGGGCGCTACGCTATTCCGCTATTGCCGTTGGAGCCTCCGTCCCGATGCTACTCGCTCTCATGGCATATAACTGGGCGGTTTTCGGGTCTCCGTTCACGGTTGGCTACTCAAAGACCATAGGCTACACGAACTTCGCCTTCCAGTACATTTTAGCCGGTAAAGTCGGCGAAGGGCTGAGTCTAATATGGAGAAACCTCCTGACGCACCCGAAGCTCCTCTTCGAGGGCTTTCCGTCGCTCATACTTCTTCCTGCTGGAGCATACATCGCCAGGAGAAGTAAGATAACGCCGCTCCTGCTCCTCTGGTTCCTTGCTTACTTTGGCCTCTACTTCCAGTACGAGTGGCTTAGAACGGGCCTCTACATCTTCATGACACGCTTCTACCTTCCGATGGCGCCGGCGGTGGCGGGCCTTGCGGGGATTGCAATAGAAAGGCTGATGGAGGGAGAAGATGGGAAGGCAGTTGCCCTGACTCTACTCGCCTTCATACTGCTCGTTGACATCTCCTCGCTCGCGGGCTTTTTCAGCTTCGCACTCTCGGGAGTAGGGGCCTTGGGAGGGAGGCCTACTTCAGTGCCAGGTAGAGGAGCACCGCCAGGGCCAGGGCGATGA
- a CDS encoding ArsR/SmtB family transcription factor, with amino-acid sequence MNPVKQLLWWLIAGSEGGLNRARIIAALLERPSNARQLAKRLGLNYTTVRYHLDILQKNGLVTSTENRYGRMYFLSQLLLDNYSEFEEIWGRVKTEIGEGEK; translated from the coding sequence ATGAACCCTGTAAAGCAGCTGCTCTGGTGGCTAATAGCGGGAAGTGAAGGGGGACTGAACAGGGCGAGGATAATTGCGGCACTGCTGGAGAGGCCGTCCAACGCGAGACAGCTCGCCAAAAGGCTCGGTCTGAACTACACCACGGTTCGCTATCACCTCGATATCCTCCAGAAAAACGGGCTTGTCACTTCTACGGAGAACCGCTACGGAAGGATGTACTTCCTTTCCCAGCTTCTCCTCGATAATTACTCGGAGTTTGAGGAGATCTGGGGCAGAGTTAAGACGGAAATAGGGGAGGGAGAAAAATGA
- a CDS encoding AAA family ATPase yields MIIGVVGKIAAGKTTVAKFFEEKGFCRVSCSDPLIDLLTHNVSDYSWIPELPKKAEPTRDRLIEFGKYLKDKYGGDILIRLAVDKKRHCKNIVIDGVRSREEVETIKRLGGKVIYVEARPEIRYERLRKRRAEKDRVIQSFEDFLKMDEEEEKLYHTTKLKDIADYVIVNEGTLEELREKVEEIISEVMG; encoded by the coding sequence ATGATAATAGGCGTCGTTGGAAAGATAGCCGCCGGAAAAACGACTGTTGCAAAGTTCTTCGAGGAGAAGGGCTTCTGCAGGGTTTCCTGTAGTGACCCGCTGATAGACCTGCTCACTCACAACGTCTCCGACTACTCCTGGATCCCCGAACTGCCCAAGAAGGCCGAACCAACCCGCGACAGGCTCATCGAGTTTGGAAAGTACCTGAAGGACAAGTACGGCGGAGACATCCTCATCCGCCTGGCGGTTGACAAGAAGAGACACTGCAAAAACATCGTCATCGACGGCGTTCGCTCGCGGGAAGAAGTTGAAACGATCAAACGCCTCGGCGGAAAAGTTATCTACGTGGAGGCAAGGCCAGAGATAAGGTACGAAAGATTAAGAAAAAGAAGAGCGGAGAAGGACAGGGTCATTCAGAGCTTTGAGGACTTTTTGAAAATGGACGAAGAAGAGGAAAAGCTGTACCACACGACGAAACTGAAGGATATCGCTGACTACGTTATAGTCAACGAAGGGACTCTGGAGGAGCTGAGGGAGAAGGTTGAGGAGATAATTTCGGAGGTAATGGGATGA
- a CDS encoding ECF transporter S component, with the protein MKISSKEIAIIGLMLALALALDVMPVEMPTVWGMKIDLVAVPIIVAYFILGFWGGLIALAMLFLGLSVVSSASWLGAMMKTLATFGVLVGLEVARRTLGFDYSDKKRLFVFGLAAYIVGILLRIPLMIALNYYVALPIWLGLPREQVISAVEDWTGVPFWFAIALPNAIQSVIDVFISLLVTVPVLKRVPHVVVETSEPQRIIEKEL; encoded by the coding sequence ATGAAAATCAGTTCAAAAGAAATCGCTATTATCGGTCTAATGCTGGCCCTTGCCCTCGCTCTGGACGTAATGCCCGTCGAGATGCCGACAGTGTGGGGCATGAAAATAGACCTCGTTGCAGTTCCGATCATCGTTGCCTACTTCATCCTCGGCTTCTGGGGAGGATTGATAGCCCTCGCCATGCTCTTCCTCGGTCTGAGCGTCGTATCCTCCGCGAGCTGGCTGGGTGCAATGATGAAGACCCTGGCGACGTTCGGTGTTCTCGTAGGCCTCGAAGTTGCCAGAAGGACACTGGGTTTCGATTATTCTGACAAGAAACGGCTCTTCGTGTTTGGGCTGGCTGCTTACATCGTTGGAATTCTCCTTAGAATCCCACTGATGATAGCCCTCAACTACTACGTTGCACTCCCCATCTGGCTGGGTCTCCCCAGGGAGCAGGTTATCTCGGCGGTGGAAGACTGGACGGGTGTTCCCTTCTGGTTTGCAATAGCCCTTCCGAACGCCATCCAGAGTGTCATAGACGTCTTTATCAGCCTGCTGGTTACAGTACCAGTCCTCAAACGTGTTCCCCATGTGGTTGTGGAAACTTCTGAGCCGCAAAGAATAATAGAAAAAGAGCTATAG
- the pyrI gene encoding aspartate carbamoyltransferase regulatory subunit, with product MPENLKIEVIPEGTVIDHIPAGKWLKVIEILGLTKPNGGTLLIASNVPSKKLGRKDIVKVEGRYLSEEEVNKIALIAPMATVNIVKDYKIIEKFNVEIPDEITGILKCPNPNCVSNHEYVTPRFHVESREPLKLRCHYCERTINEDEIAQNL from the coding sequence ATGCCAGAGAACCTTAAGATAGAGGTAATCCCCGAGGGAACCGTTATAGACCACATTCCAGCGGGCAAGTGGCTCAAGGTCATCGAGATTCTCGGGCTGACAAAGCCGAACGGAGGAACGCTCCTTATAGCATCGAACGTTCCCAGCAAGAAGCTCGGAAGAAAGGACATCGTCAAGGTTGAGGGGAGGTACCTGAGCGAGGAAGAGGTGAACAAAATAGCCCTCATAGCCCCGATGGCGACTGTGAACATCGTGAAGGACTACAAGATAATCGAGAAGTTCAACGTCGAGATACCCGACGAGATAACGGGAATCCTCAAGTGCCCGAACCCGAACTGCGTCAGCAACCATGAGTACGTTACGCCGAGATTCCACGTAGAGAGCAGAGAACCCCTCAAGCTCCGCTGCCACTACTGCGAGAGGACGATAAATGAAGACGAGATAGCCCAAAACCTATAG